A region from the Sphingomonas flavescens genome encodes:
- a CDS encoding phosphoglycerate kinase: MSGFRTLDDLPEDLTGKKVLVRVDLNVPMDGARVTDDTRLRAMLPTVLELSDRGAVVLLLSHFGRPKGEVRPDMSTAQLVLPLHRLSGRSVRFIEDCQGPEAARAITTMLPGNIGILENTRFHRGEEKNDLELAKGMAALGDYYVDDAFSTAHRAHASTEGITHYLPSFAGRAMEAELKALERALGNPERPVAAVVGGAKVSTKLAVLGHLVGKVDHLIIGGGMANTFLAARGIDVGKSLCEHDLTGEANAIFDRAEQAGCTIHLPYDVVVAKEFAPNPPSLRTCNVHEVAADEMILDVGPAAVEALADALKTCKTLVWNGPLGAFETPPFDEATVALAKTAAALTKDGSLISVAGGGDTVAALNHAGVAGDFTFVSTAGGAFLEWMEGRTLPGVAALQQ; encoded by the coding sequence GTGAGCGGTTTCCGGACGCTGGATGACCTGCCCGAAGACCTGACCGGCAAGAAGGTGCTGGTCCGGGTCGACCTCAACGTGCCGATGGATGGGGCGCGGGTGACCGACGACACACGCCTGCGGGCCATGCTGCCGACGGTGCTGGAGCTCAGCGACCGCGGCGCGGTCGTGCTGCTGCTGTCGCACTTCGGCCGGCCCAAGGGTGAGGTGCGGCCCGACATGTCGACGGCGCAGCTGGTGCTGCCGCTGCATCGACTGTCGGGACGGTCGGTCCGGTTCATCGAGGACTGCCAGGGTCCGGAAGCCGCGCGCGCCATCACCACCATGCTGCCGGGGAACATCGGCATCCTCGAAAACACGCGCTTTCATCGCGGCGAGGAGAAGAACGACCTCGAGCTGGCCAAAGGCATGGCGGCGCTCGGCGACTATTATGTCGACGACGCTTTCTCGACCGCGCACCGCGCGCACGCGTCGACGGAGGGGATCACCCATTACCTGCCCAGCTTTGCCGGCCGTGCGATGGAGGCGGAGCTCAAGGCGCTTGAGCGCGCGCTCGGCAATCCGGAGCGGCCGGTCGCCGCAGTGGTCGGCGGCGCCAAGGTCTCGACCAAGCTTGCCGTGCTCGGCCACCTCGTCGGTAAGGTCGATCACCTGATCATCGGCGGCGGCATGGCCAACACCTTCCTCGCGGCGCGCGGGATCGATGTCGGCAAGTCGCTGTGCGAGCACGACCTCACTGGCGAAGCCAATGCGATTTTCGACCGTGCAGAGCAGGCCGGCTGCACAATCCACCTGCCGTACGACGTTGTCGTAGCCAAGGAATTCGCACCCAATCCACCGAGCCTGCGCACGTGCAATGTTCACGAGGTGGCGGCTGACGAGATGATTCTAGACGTGGGTCCTGCGGCCGTCGAAGCGCTCGCCGACGCACTAAAAACCTGCAAGACGCTTGTTTGGAACGGTCCGTTGGGCGCCTTCGAGACGCCACCGTTCGACGAGGCGACCGTCGCGCTGGCAAAGACGGCAGCCGCGTTGACCAAGGATGGCTCTCTGATTTCCGTTGCCGGTGGCGGGGACACTGTCGCCGCGCTCAATCACGCCGGCGTGGCGGGCGATTTCACCTTCGTTTCCACGGCTGGCGGGGCGTTTCTGGAATGGATGGAAGGACGCACGCTGCCTGGCGTGGCCGCGCTCCAACAATAA
- the gap gene encoding type I glyceraldehyde-3-phosphate dehydrogenase yields MMTKVAINGFGRIGRLVARAILERPDCGLELVSVNDLADAKANAWLFKHDSVHGKFPGDVKAEGTDIVVNGKKIHVTAQKDPANLPHGDQGVEIVLECTGFFTDRESAQKHIDAGAKKVLISAPAKGVDLTVVYGVNDDKLTAEHKIVSNASCTTNCLAPVAKVLNDALGIERGLMTTVHAYTNDQKILDQIHSDLRRARAAAMSMIPTTTGAARAVGEVLPELKGKLDGSAIRVPVPDVSLVDLTFTPKRDTTKEEVNQILKTASETGRLKGILDYTDEPLVSIDLMHTPASSTVDSLETAVLDGKLVRVVSWYDNEWGFSNRMIDTACAMAKLG; encoded by the coding sequence ATGATGACCAAAGTCGCCATCAACGGATTCGGCCGCATCGGCCGCCTGGTCGCCCGCGCGATCCTCGAGCGGCCGGACTGCGGGTTGGAGCTCGTCAGCGTCAATGATCTTGCCGACGCCAAGGCCAACGCCTGGCTGTTCAAGCACGACAGCGTCCACGGCAAATTTCCTGGCGACGTGAAGGCCGAAGGCACTGACATCGTCGTCAACGGCAAGAAGATCCACGTCACCGCGCAGAAGGATCCCGCGAACCTGCCGCATGGCGACCAAGGCGTCGAGATCGTGCTCGAGTGCACCGGTTTCTTTACCGACCGCGAAAGCGCGCAGAAGCACATCGACGCCGGCGCGAAGAAGGTCCTGATTTCGGCGCCGGCCAAGGGCGTCGACCTGACCGTTGTCTATGGAGTCAACGACGACAAGCTGACCGCCGAGCACAAGATCGTCTCCAACGCCTCTTGCACCACCAATTGCCTGGCGCCGGTCGCCAAGGTGCTGAACGACGCGCTGGGCATCGAGCGCGGGCTGATGACCACCGTTCACGCCTACACCAACGACCAGAAGATCCTCGACCAGATCCATTCCGATCTTCGCCGCGCGCGCGCAGCGGCGATGTCGATGATCCCGACCACGACCGGTGCCGCTCGCGCCGTCGGCGAAGTGCTGCCGGAGCTGAAGGGCAAGCTCGACGGCTCCGCGATCCGCGTTCCGGTGCCGGACGTAAGCTTGGTCGACCTGACCTTCACGCCCAAGCGCGACACGACGAAGGAGGAGGTCAACCAGATCCTCAAGACCGCCAGCGAGACCGGGCGCCTCAAGGGCATCCTGGACTACACCGACGAGCCTCTGGTTTCTATCGACCTTATGCACACGCCGGCCAGCTCGACCGTCGACAGCCTCGAAACCGCGGTTCTCGACGGCAAGCTCGTTCGCGTCGTGAGCTGGTACGACAATGAATGGGGCTTCTCGAACCGCATGATCGACACCGCCTGCGCGATGGCGAAGCTGGGCTGA
- the tkt gene encoding transketolase: MLPSDRRLANAIRALAMDAVEAANSGHPGMPMGMADAATALFTRHLKFDAADPRWPDRDRFILSAGHGSMLIYALLYLTGYERPTIEDIKRFRQLGSPTAGHPENFELPGIEVTTGPLGQGVAMAVGMAIAERHLNATFGDELVDHRTFVIAGDGCLMEGINHEAIGLAGHLKLSRLIVLWDDNDITIDGSTELSRNEDVVARHQASGWHTCECDGLDAADVSRAIEEATADPRPSLIRCKTIIGYGAPDKQGTSATHGSPLGAEEIAKARKELDWDLPPFEVPDDVLSSWRSAGKRGAVEHALWNERLEQSGRRDEFLARLNGKVSDAWLKPYLDKLLADLKPVATRKASEMALEAINSAIPSTIGGSADLTGSNNTKTKNIEPLTAENYGGRYIYYGIREFEMAAAMNGMALHGGVVPYGGTFLVFTDYARPAIRLSALQHARVIYVMTHDSIGLGEDGPTHQPIEHLQSLRAMPGLEVFRPADAVETAECWALALGSDKPSILALTRQNLPPLRKDAVGENLCARGAYRLKSAENERKAIILATGSEVEIALGAAEQLEGQGIGTDVVSMPCTERFDAQPWDYREDILPDVSNRQILRVSIEAGTTFGWERYVGLHGLKLGIDRFGVSAPAPDAYNYFGLTPAKIAERITDFMKQRGI, translated from the coding sequence ATGCTGCCTTCCGACCGCCGCCTTGCTAACGCGATCCGCGCCCTCGCGATGGATGCCGTGGAGGCTGCGAACAGCGGTCACCCCGGCATGCCGATGGGCATGGCGGACGCCGCCACCGCGCTGTTCACCCGTCACCTGAAATTCGACGCAGCGGACCCGCGCTGGCCCGACCGCGACCGCTTCATCCTCTCGGCGGGCCACGGCTCAATGCTGATCTACGCCCTGCTCTATCTGACCGGGTACGAGCGGCCGACCATCGAGGACATCAAGCGCTTCCGCCAGTTGGGTTCGCCGACCGCCGGTCACCCGGAGAATTTCGAACTCCCCGGCATCGAGGTTACCACCGGCCCGCTCGGCCAGGGGGTGGCGATGGCCGTGGGCATGGCGATCGCCGAGCGTCACCTCAACGCGACCTTCGGCGACGAGCTGGTGGACCACCGCACCTTCGTCATCGCCGGCGACGGCTGCCTCATGGAAGGCATCAACCACGAAGCCATCGGCCTTGCCGGGCACCTGAAGCTCAGCCGACTGATCGTGCTGTGGGATGACAATGACATCACTATCGACGGCTCGACCGAGCTGTCGCGCAACGAGGACGTGGTCGCGCGCCATCAGGCCTCCGGCTGGCACACCTGCGAATGCGACGGCCTCGATGCCGCCGACGTCAGCCGCGCGATCGAGGAAGCGACCGCCGACCCGCGCCCGAGCCTGATCCGCTGCAAGACGATCATCGGCTACGGCGCGCCCGACAAGCAGGGGACGTCGGCGACCCACGGCTCTCCGCTCGGCGCTGAGGAAATCGCCAAGGCGCGCAAGGAGCTGGACTGGGACCTGCCACCGTTCGAGGTGCCGGACGACGTGCTCTCCTCGTGGCGCAGCGCGGGCAAGCGCGGTGCGGTCGAGCATGCGCTGTGGAACGAGCGGCTGGAGCAGAGCGGCCGCCGCGACGAATTCCTGGCGCGCCTCAACGGCAAGGTCAGCGATGCCTGGCTGAAGCCCTATCTCGACAAGCTGCTCGCCGACCTGAAGCCGGTCGCCACGCGCAAGGCCTCGGAAATGGCGCTCGAAGCCATCAATTCGGCAATCCCCTCGACCATTGGTGGTTCGGCCGACCTCACCGGCTCGAACAACACCAAGACCAAGAACATCGAGCCGCTGACGGCGGAGAATTATGGCGGCCGCTACATCTATTACGGCATCCGCGAGTTCGAGATGGCCGCCGCGATGAACGGCATGGCGCTGCATGGCGGCGTGGTGCCTTACGGCGGAACCTTCCTCGTTTTTACCGACTACGCCCGCCCGGCCATCCGCCTCAGCGCGCTGCAGCATGCGCGGGTCATTTACGTCATGACCCACGATTCGATCGGGCTTGGCGAAGACGGTCCGACCCATCAGCCGATCGAGCATCTGCAGAGCCTGCGCGCGATGCCGGGGCTGGAGGTCTTCCGTCCCGCCGATGCAGTCGAGACCGCCGAATGCTGGGCGCTGGCGCTGGGCAGTGACAAGCCGAGCATCCTCGCATTGACGCGTCAGAACCTGCCGCCGCTGCGCAAGGATGCGGTCGGCGAGAACCTCTGCGCACGCGGCGCGTACCGCCTGAAATCCGCCGAAAACGAGCGCAAGGCGATCATTCTTGCCACGGGTTCTGAAGTCGAGATCGCGCTTGGCGCCGCCGAGCAGCTTGAAGGGCAGGGCATCGGCACCGACGTCGTTTCCATGCCCTGCACCGAGCGTTTCGATGCCCAGCCGTGGGATTATCGCGAGGACATCTTGCCCGACGTCAGCAACCGCCAGATCCTGCGCGTCTCGATCGAGGCGGGCACCACCTTCGGCTGGGAACGCTACGTCGGCCTCCACGGCCTGAAGCTCGGCATCGATCGCTTCGGCGTCTCCGCGCCGGCGCCCGACGCCTACAACTATTTCGGCCTGACCCCAGCCAAGATCGCCGAACGCATCACCGATTTCATGAAACAACGAGGAATATGA
- a CDS encoding lasso peptide biosynthesis B2 protein: protein MTAARKGAVRRLIERSGRDNLLLAEAVVHLLRAWSAVRFLPFRWAVTSGSARVGKKPSADADRLAWAVSAAGAHVPWRAVCLEQGLALQRMLRRRGVDARLQYGIGHSNAGELQAHVWVSVGDRIVIGGEQAPDFKCVATYPEKQIGPSQ from the coding sequence ATGACCGCCGCGCGCAAAGGAGCGGTCCGCCGACTGATTGAGCGGAGCGGGCGCGACAACCTGTTACTAGCCGAGGCCGTGGTTCACTTGCTGCGAGCATGGTCGGCCGTTCGCTTCCTGCCGTTCCGCTGGGCGGTTACTTCGGGATCAGCGCGGGTCGGAAAGAAACCGAGCGCAGATGCCGATCGGCTTGCCTGGGCCGTTTCTGCAGCCGGTGCCCATGTGCCGTGGCGGGCGGTCTGCCTGGAGCAAGGGCTGGCCTTGCAGCGCATGCTCCGGCGCCGTGGCGTGGATGCTCGGCTGCAGTACGGGATAGGTCATTCGAATGCGGGCGAACTTCAGGCGCATGTCTGGGTCAGCGTTGGAGACCGGATTGTCATCGGCGGCGAGCAGGCGCCCGATTTCAAATGCGTAGCGACGTATCCGGAGAAACAAATCGGCCCATCTCAGTGA